From the Kribbella sp. CA-293567 genome, the window ACGACCTTGGTACCGCGACCGTCGTCACCGTCGATCTCGGGCGTAGCGATCTCGGCCTGCCGGCCGGCGCCACTTACTCAGCAGTGGTGGCGTTGCTGCGCGACGAAAGCTACAACGCCTTGCGGTACGCGCAGGACCATGAACTGCCGTACTTCGGTATCTCCAGCGGCCCGGTCGAGATCGCGCCGGAAGTTGTCGCGGTGGCCCACCGCCCGACCGCGTCTCCGGTCATGCTCGCCAGCCACTTCTTCGCCGGAGCTGTCGTGCTCGCTGCGCTGCAGGCGACTGGGGAGTTCAGCCGCGTCGACAGCATCCGCGTCAGCGCCGTACTTGACGAGCAGGACATCGGCGGCCCGGCAGCCCTGGCCGACCTCGAGCGTTGGGCGGCGATCACCTCGGCAGGACTGGTACGCCGCGACGGCGCCTTCACCTGGTTGCCTGACACCGAGACGGCAGCCGAGGTGGAGCGCAGGGACGGGTCCACTCTCCCCGGCCAGACCGTCGCCGTGCTCGACGTACCGAGTCTCGCGTTCGCGACCGACGCGGCCAACGTCCAACTCGACTTCGCCGTCAATCCGGCGGATGCCCTTGACGGCTCCCAGCCGGCCGCGGAACTCCGCATAGACCTGACAGGAACCGACCAAGCCGGCGCACCGCTCCGGACCACTCACTTCCTCACCCACTCAGCAGGTCAGCGCCCGCTGACCGCGGTGGGTATCGCCCTCGGCGTCGAACGCCTACTTGCCCTCCGCGGCGCTTCGGTCCCCCCAGGCATTCACACCCCCGAGTCCCTGATCGACCCGGCCTACGCCACCGCGCGGCTTCAGGAGGCAGGCGCCGAGTTCGTGGAGGCGGCCGTCGTCAGGTGAGTCGTTGTGTTACCACTGATGGATGGTGGATGAAGAAGGCGGGCGCCGGGAGTTGCTGGCAGATGTGCCTGGCGCCGGGGCGGCGGGTGGGTCCGAGAGCCTGACGACGGTACTGGTCGCGTTCGTTGCCAATGTGCTGATCGCGATCGCGAAGTCGGTGGCGGCCGTACTGACCGCGTCGGCGTCGTTGCTGGCCGAGGCAGCCCACTCCTGGGCCGATGCGGGCAACGAGATCTTTCTGCTGATCGCCAATCGCCGGGCGCACAAACCCGCCGACGAGCTGCATCCGCTCGGGCACGGGCGGGAGGCGTACGTCTGGTCGTTGTTCGCCGCCCTCGGACTGTTCGTCGCGGGCGCCGCGGTCTCGATCACCCACGGCGTCCAGGAACTCATCTCGCCGGAGCCGGCCGAGCGCTTCGCCATCGGGTACGTCGTCCTCGGGGTCGCCTTCGTCCTGGAAGGGATCTCCTTCCTGCAGTCCGCCCGGCAGGCTCGCGCCGAGGCGAACACGCTCGACCGGGATCTGATCGAGCACGTCCTCGCGACCTCCGACCCGACTCTCCGGGCGGTGTTCGTGGAGGACGCTGCCGCGCTGGCCGGTCTGCTCATCGCCGGCGCCGGCCTGCTCGCACACCAGCTGACCGGTTCCTCGATCCCCGACGCCATCGGCTCGATCCTCGTCGGTCTGCTGCTCGCCTGGGTCGCACTGCTGCTGATCAACCGCAACCGCAGGTTCCTGGTCGGCCAGGAGGCCGATCCGAAGGTCCGGCAAGCCGCCCTGCAAGCTCTCCTGGCGGCGCCGGAAGTTGCCCGGGTCACCTATCTCCGGCTCGAGGTGGTCGGCCCGCGGATGATCTCGGTGATCGGCGACGTCGACCTCACCGGCGATGACGACGAGTCCCACGTGGCCGTCCGCCTCCGCGCCCTGGAGGCCAGGATCAGCGCTTCCCCCGCCGTGGCCGGCGCAGTACTGAGCCTCTCCGCCCCCGACGAACCGAGCCTCGGTGCCTGACGTCCCGCACGCTGTCCGGCAGGCCGTCGAAGGCGCTGAGATCTTGACAGCGGAACAGCTCACCGGCGGCTTCGCCAACCAGACCTGGCGAGTACGGCTGACCGGCCGGACCGTGATCGTGAAGTTCGCCGAGGACGATCAACCGGGTGTGTTCGCCACAGAGGCCGCAGGTCTCGCCGTACTCCGGGCCGAGGGTCTCCGAACCCCCGACGTCATCGGCGTGACCGACCACTCGCTGACGTTGCAGGCCCTTGAGCCGGCCCCGCCCGGAAGCAACCAGTTCTGGGAGGCTGCCGGACGAGCCGTCGCGGCCCTGCACACGAAGACCTCGCCGCGGCACGGTTGGCCGGCGGACGGCTGGCTGGGCCGGCTCCCGCAGGAGAACGCGTGGGACACCAACGGACGGCGGTTCTTCGCGACCAACCGAGTACTGCGCTACCTCCGCGAACCGAAGGCACAAGAGGTTCTCACCGCCTCCGACCGCACCGGGATCGAGAAGCTCTGCGCCCGGTTTCCCCAGTTGCTCCCTGAGGCCCCGGCCGTGCTGACGCATGGCGACCTCTGGAGGTCGAACGTGATCGCCACCGCCGACGGGCTTCCGGTCTTCATCGACCCGGCGGTGAGCTGGACCTGGGCGGAGGTCGATCTCAGCATGATGTTCTGCTCCGGCGGCGTACCGGAGCGGTTCTTCGCGGCGTACCACGAACTGCGTCCACCCGAGCCCGGA encodes:
- a CDS encoding cation diffusion facilitator family transporter, translated to MVDEEGGRRELLADVPGAGAAGGSESLTTVLVAFVANVLIAIAKSVAAVLTASASLLAEAAHSWADAGNEIFLLIANRRAHKPADELHPLGHGREAYVWSLFAALGLFVAGAAVSITHGVQELISPEPAERFAIGYVVLGVAFVLEGISFLQSARQARAEANTLDRDLIEHVLATSDPTLRAVFVEDAAALAGLLIAGAGLLAHQLTGSSIPDAIGSILVGLLLAWVALLLINRNRRFLVGQEADPKVRQAALQALLAAPEVARVTYLRLEVVGPRMISVIGDVDLTGDDDESHVAVRLRALEARISASPAVAGAVLSLSAPDEPSLGA
- a CDS encoding fructosamine kinase family protein; this translates as MTAEQLTGGFANQTWRVRLTGRTVIVKFAEDDQPGVFATEAAGLAVLRAEGLRTPDVIGVTDHSLTLQALEPAPPGSNQFWEAAGRAVAALHTKTSPRHGWPADGWLGRLPQENAWDTNGRRFFATNRVLRYLREPKAQEVLTASDRTGIEKLCARFPQLLPEAPAVLTHGDLWRSNVIATADGLPVFIDPAVSWTWAEVDLSMMFCSGGVPERFFAAYHELRPPEPGWQQRMRLLNLRELLSMVAHFGAIGDCLAQIRGVVAAYR
- a CDS encoding saccharopine dehydrogenase gives rise to the protein MKPVLVLGGSGQAGADTTALLRRWHPDLPLTIAARNLERAQRVADDLGTATVVTVDLGRSDLGLPAGATYSAVVALLRDESYNALRYAQDHELPYFGISSGPVEIAPEVVAVAHRPTASPVMLASHFFAGAVVLAALQATGEFSRVDSIRVSAVLDEQDIGGPAALADLERWAAITSAGLVRRDGAFTWLPDTETAAEVERRDGSTLPGQTVAVLDVPSLAFATDAANVQLDFAVNPADALDGSQPAAELRIDLTGTDQAGAPLRTTHFLTHSAGQRPLTAVGIALGVERLLALRGASVPPGIHTPESLIDPAYATARLQEAGAEFVEAAVVR